A stretch of Brassica napus cultivar Da-Ae chromosome C6, Da-Ae, whole genome shotgun sequence DNA encodes these proteins:
- the LOC106401117 gene encoding succinate dehydrogenase subunit 5, mitochondrial isoform X1 → MAFLRSLCRTAAAGASVATLRSSRSAAPSQLLRHRLLSTRGFVAVSSCPSNRTPYDCRYPRAMDIGQVRSFSEDVSHMPEIKDSGVLKAFKELMAADWAALPSAVVNDAKNAVSKNTDDKGGQEALMNVFRAAEAVEEFGGILTSLKMEIDDSIGMSGENVKSLPEDITKALHLAYHRYTTYLDAFGPEEVYLKKKVEMELGTKMIHLKMRCSGLGSEWGKVTVLGTSGLSGSYVEQRA, encoded by the exons ATGGCGTTTCTGAGATCCCTCTGCCGTACCGCTGCGGCGGGAGCCTCCGTTGCCACGCTCCGATCATCCAGATCCGCCGCTCCCAGTCAGCTGTTGCGCCATCGTTTACTCTCCACGCGGGGATTCGTCGCTGTTTCTTCGTGTCCTTCTAATCGAACTCCTTACG ATTGTCGGTATCCTCGAGCAATGGATATTGGACAAGTGCGCAGCTTTAGTGAAGATGTGTCTCACATGCCTGAAATCAAAGACAGTGGTGTTCTAAAAGCTTTCAAAGAACTGATGGCTGCAGATTGGGCAGCGCTACCTTCTGCTGTTGTTAACGACGCCAAAAACGCAGTCTCGAAAAACACAGACGACAAGGGAGGGCAAGAGGCCTTAATGAATGTGTTCAGAGCAGCTGAGGCTGTTGAGGAATTTGGTGGGATTCTCACTTCCTTAAAGATGGAGATCGATGATAGCATTGGAATGAGTGGGGag AATGTGAAGAGCTTACCAGAAGATATAACCAAAGCGCTGCATCTTGCTTATCATAGGTATACTACCTACCTAGATGCGTTTGGGCCTGAAGAAGTTTACTTGAAGAAGAAGGTTGAGATGGAGTTGGGGACAAAGATGATCCACTTGAAGATGAGATGCAGCGGGCTCGGTTCAGAGTGGGGAAAG gTTACCGTTCTTGGAACCTCAGGACTCTCGGGGTCATACGTGGAGCAAAGGGCATAa
- the LOC106401117 gene encoding uncharacterized protein LOC106401117 isoform X2, which yields MRSAGCLLPSLASSAEKEAYAKVAVVSSKVMEAFNDYVVVMMEDHVVASPNDKEIESICSEIKRLSKELEVTKREGKKDAEKIEALTEDWRRVHQENEALTTQVVAQKAKIAALEVERDRDIRRDSRIARRDIEQRYREILESLKDWWMSKKKEVSAEIRLQEVTTNINLLNELKDGGLAIDAELARLKEMERDCEDLVALAAVPDWSISELDLPRIFENSGDQIGGSSVPDDTASS from the exons ATGAGGTCTGCAGGCTGCCTTCTTCCATCTCTTGCTTCCTCAGCCGAGAAGGAGGCTTACGCCAAGGTTGCGGTGGTGAGCTCTAAG GTGATGGAAGCTTTCAATGACTACGTTGTGGTGATGATGGAAGACCACGTCGTGGCTTCTCCGAACGACAAGGAAATCGAGAGCATTTGTTCCGAGATCAAGAGGCTTTCGAAGGAGCTCGAGGTCACCAAGAGAGAAGGGAAGAAGGATGCCGAGAAGATCGAGGCTTTGACTGAGGATTGGAGGAGAGTTCACCAGGAGAACGAGGCTCTTACAACCCAGGTGGTTGCTCAGAAGGCGAAAATTGCGGCGCTCGAGGTCGAGAGGGATCGGGACATTCGTCGTGATTCTCGCATTGCTCGTCGTGACATCGAGCAGCGGTACAGAGAGATCCTTGAATCATTGAAGGATTGGTGGATGAGCAAGAAGAAGGAAGTGTCTGCCGAGATCCGATTGCAAGAAGTGACCACCAACATCAATCTTCTGAACGAGCTCAAGGACGGGGGCCTGGCCATTGACGCAGAGCTTGCTCGTTTAAAGGAGATGGAAAGAGATTGTGAGGACCTCGTCGCTTTAGCCGCCGTGCCAGATTGGTCGATCTCTGAGCTCGATCTTCCTCGAATCTTTGAGAATTCGGGGGATCAAATTGGGGGGTCGTCTGTCCCCGATGATACCGCTTCTagttaa